The Desulfatiglans sp. genomic sequence TCCTCAGATGCATAATAGCGTTCATCAAACCCGCCTGTATCCATAAATGCCTCACTGGTGCAGAAAATATATGCCCCGCAGGCCCATTTAAATGTTTTTGACAGGATCAGCCAGGCCTTAAGGCCACACTTTACCAAGATTGGTAAATGACCATCAAACTCAACGGATGCGCCACCTCCGCTGTATCTTCCTGATGCAAGGGTGTTCAGGGTTTTTTTAAGCAAAGCAGGAGATATTAGTGTATCGCTGTCAACAAAGATAAGATATCTTCCCAATGCCTTTTTTGCCCCTGTATTACGTGCCTTTGATATCTGCTGATGTCCTTCAAAGGCTACTCTTGCGCCATATCCTTCCGCTATTGCGGCAGTGCGGTCAGTAGAGTTGTTATCAGAGACTATTATCTCACCAGTCAGCCTTCTGATAGCCTTCATTGATTTTATAATGCTTTCAAGTGTATGGGGAAGATAATCTTCCTCATTATAGGCGGGGATAATTATGGAATAATCAATGTTTGTGCCTGGATTCATATATCTTCAGCTTGACTATTTTTTAATTAAAACGATTCACCGCAAAGACGCAGAGAACGCAAATATTTTTTGTTGTCTCCCAACCAAAAAAATCACATTGAACTAAGCGCTCTCTGCGTCTTTAGAGAGTGGAACGAACGGGCGGTGAACCTGCTTTAAAACCCGTAAAATTTGACCATAGTATCCAGAGGCTCCCTGTCACGGAAATCCTTTGTTACCTCATTATCCCAGTCCGGATATCCAATAGCAATCCCAAGTGCAAGGCATTTATCCTGGGGGATGTCGATCTCCTGCCGAATGAGATCAGGGTATACAACAGCCATTGCCTGGGCGATAGTACCTAGCCCGTAATTCACAGCAAGGAGCATGATATTCTGCACTGCAGAGCCTGAATCATACATGCCCCAGACATTTATACCCTTTTCCTGCTGATAATAATTTTTATCCATCAAGAGGTAGATGCAGGTTGTTGCGCCATAATTGGTAAAATTGATAAGCATCTTATGCTCCATCTCCTCTTTGCTAAGCTCAGAGGTGCGACCCCGCCTCTCCTTTATCTGCATCTTTTTTATGCGGGAGGCAAATGGTTCAGGAAATACATATGGCCTTACGACCTCTGACTGTGAACCTGGCATTGCAGCGGGGCCACGCTTTACAAAGGCATCCTGTATGGCCTTGAGTTTATTACCTGTGACCACTGCAAATTCCCAGGGCTGGGTATTTGCCCATGAAGGGGCGCGCATGGCATCTTCAAGGATCTTTTTTAATAGATCAAGCGGTACCTGCTCCGGTTTGAATGACCTGATACTCTTTCTTTCCTTTATTGCCTGTACAACATCCATTTATATTACCTCCTGGCTTTGTATTAAATAAATTCTCCTGCCGCAAAGGGACAGTGGCACAATTATAACAGAGATGATCTGATTATATAATACAGTTCATGTTAATTAGGCAAGAAATCAGAATAATTTGCTTTTAAAGATTCCGCATGAGTTAGTTTAGCCCCTTCCTGGCTGGATGGGGCTTAATAAAGAGCTTCAATCCTTAAAATATCATGGCATGGCACACTCATACGATTCAGCATTTTCGGCAGGCCCGCCTTTATACTTAGGATATTCAGGGTAAGAACACATGGGCAGGCTTTTGTTTCCTCCGGTAACTGTTACAGATCTGGGTGGCGCTATCCCTTTTTCTACCCAGTCGATAAGCAGATTTAACCGGCTAAAGGTTGTAGGTATCTGTTCAACAGGAATGGTCTTTCCATCTCCATTAATAGAATAGTTTTTCCCCATAAGACCGTGGTCTGCCTGCGGGAGTACAAAAAACCGGGCAAATGCGTTTACTTTGTCTTTGCCCATTTTGTCTATTACTGACTGGTAGTAATCCAGTTGTGCGCCGGGGGATGCCAGTGTGTCGTTTGTGCCGATGGCAACAATCATCTTTCCTCCTCGTTTATGGAATGCACTCAGTTCAGGATTGGTTGAATCCAGGATAGCTGAAAGTTCCTTTCTTCTTGCATTCAATTTACCGCCCTCAACATAGTCAAGCGGGTTCGCCTTTAAATCCTGCATAAGAAATCCTGTCACCCCCAGCACTCCCATATGACTGTGCACAGGGGTGCTTTCATCAGCACCTTCCTGGCCCTTGAATCTCTCCGGTACAATCAAACCGCTTCCTGAAGGGTCAGTGTTTGGTAACCACATACCAAAGGTTTTAACATCATTTGTCAGTGGAGTAGCGAATTGATACCTACTGTAAACAAAGTGAAGTGTTTCAATCTGATCGTCTGTAAGGCATGCACTGGCGCTTGTGTCAGAAGGATTTGGATCCTTATTATCCGGGCATCTTTTATCTTTCCACGGGTTTCTTCCGGATTCTCCCTGCTTGACATCAAATATGGCCCGGCAGGCCATGTAATTATTGATGATGCCATCAGTAATCCCATCGAGTTTGTCACATTGACGTATGAATTCACCGGCAATGGCATTTGTCTTGGCAGGAGTCACCCATTTTTCAAAAGGCTTTTCCTGTATCCTGATAAGCTCTGGCGCAAGCATGAGCGTAGAAAAATTTACAATAGGGACACTGGCTGAGATCCCGTTATAGTCCTCAGGATATCTTTGTGCCACAGTGAGGGCTTCCCTCCCGCCCTGAGATCCTCCGAAAAAATAATTGTACTGAGGTCTTTCACCATACGCCCTTTCAATCAGCACCATGGCTGCATCATGGGTCTTTTTTAATTGCATATAGCCAAGGTTTTTTATTCCCTCATCGTTCAGTGCCCAGTCATCAGGATTCCCTGCGCCCGGGCTTTTTTTAGCGGGTCCACCGGGAAACCCCATCATAGACATCTGATGCCCGGAATCGCTTCCATATGTTGCAAACCCGAGACTGATAAGCGATGTCCTGGAGGACATATCCGTGCCCCCTGTAAGATTCGGGATGAAACCGTTCAAACCTGCCCCTCCCATCTGGGCGGAACGACTGCTCCATGATGAAGGAAGAATAACACGAAAATTAATGGGCCTGGCATTGGCTTCTTTGGAGACAGGGGCCATTTCACCATCGATGCTGCAATATCCTGGATTTGATTCAGTCGCCTCTGTCCAAACCGGTGGTTTCAGGTTCACACCCGATACAGGTTCACCTATTTCTGAAACAGGTATTGAAGCACCCAGTTTTTCCGCTGTACAATCCATCGTTGTTATAACTTTTGATCCAGTTTGTGCGTTACAAAATGAGGTAGAACAAAAAAGGCATAATAGAATGGTTGCCAGAATGGATATTGCTGTTTTTCCGGGATTTCGGTTCATTGTTTTTACTCCTGTTTTAATTTTTTTAATGATATCCAGCAGTCTGATTCTCTGATAATTGGAATAATGTATGCTGATATACCAAACTGCCTGATCACGTCAATGAATTTTTAACATTCGTTTAATCACGGTATGTTCTTCCTTTTAACTTTCCAGTCAGGGTCCATGCAGATTCCGCATTTATCACCAAGGAACATTTCACCGGCCTTTTTGTCACCCTTTAACTGCCACAATAGCCACTGAGTTGCAGCCTCAGCGAATTTGCCGCCATGCGGTTCGAAAAATGTGCCCCCATGTCCGACATAGAGATCGCCCTTAAACACAAATACATTCTCTATCTCTTCAAAATCCTTTTCTGAATTATCATATGCGATATCAGTAGGTCCGCCATTCAGGTATATTACCGGTGTACGAAGTTTTTTAAGTAGATCAGGGCCTGGTAGTTTCAGGAAATCCATTATCTTTTTTACCTCTTCTCCCTCCGGGATACCTGTTCTCATGATTCCGCTGTTCATGAATACTACTGTTTTAATGCGGCTATCAAGGGATGCATCAAGGGCCTGAAGCGCGCCGCAGGAGGCGCCCATCACCGCAATTTCACCGGTATCAAGCCTGTCATTATAGAGGCTTCCCGGCTTTTTGTTCTGTTCTATTGCCCAGTCAATGGAATTAAACAGTTTATCTGTTCTACATCTGGTAAGCTGCTCCTGCGGCACCTTGGTTGCAAGGTCAACGGACGGGGCTTCACCAGACTGATTTGCAGCCTGTTTGTTTGCAGCGATTGCCTGTTCAGTAGCCTCTTCCAGTTCTTTACTGATTTCTCCATTTGCGATAACTAGAAAACCATACGAGGCAATCTCATATGTATAACTGGAAGAAAAATTTCCAACATCATAACAGCCTCCATGGGCAACAGCAACAACGGGCAGTTTTCCTTTTACCTCCGACAGGTTTTCAGGCCGGAATATGGTGTGACCGGGAAGAGATGGGTCCATTTCCATAAGTACTTTGTAAGGTCCGGTGGTGTCATGGGTCTGGCTATTTTCAGAACGA encodes the following:
- a CDS encoding glycosyltransferase, whose translation is MNPGTNIDYSIIIPAYNEEDYLPHTLESIIKSMKAIRRLTGEIIVSDNNSTDRTAAIAEGYGARVAFEGHQQISKARNTGAKKALGRYLIFVDSDTLISPALLKKTLNTLASGRYSGGGASVEFDGHLPILVKCGLKAWLILSKTFKWACGAYIFCTSEAFMDTGGFDERYYASEEIHFSIALRRWGRKYGKRFIILEEPIISSSRKIKWYTIKEHLIMFLHMLRYLKPLQNRNACYKMWYQHPKKNQDHR
- a CDS encoding tannase/feruloyl esterase family alpha/beta hydrolase, producing the protein MNRNPGKTAISILATILLCLFCSTSFCNAQTGSKVITTMDCTAEKLGASIPVSEIGEPVSGVNLKPPVWTEATESNPGYCSIDGEMAPVSKEANARPINFRVILPSSWSSRSAQMGGAGLNGFIPNLTGGTDMSSRTSLISLGFATYGSDSGHQMSMMGFPGGPAKKSPGAGNPDDWALNDEGIKNLGYMQLKKTHDAAMVLIERAYGERPQYNYFFGGSQGGREALTVAQRYPEDYNGISASVPIVNFSTLMLAPELIRIQEKPFEKWVTPAKTNAIAGEFIRQCDKLDGITDGIINNYMACRAIFDVKQGESGRNPWKDKRCPDNKDPNPSDTSASACLTDDQIETLHFVYSRYQFATPLTNDVKTFGMWLPNTDPSGSGLIVPERFKGQEGADESTPVHSHMGVLGVTGFLMQDLKANPLDYVEGGKLNARRKELSAILDSTNPELSAFHKRGGKMIVAIGTNDTLASPGAQLDYYQSVIDKMGKDKVNAFARFFVLPQADHGLMGKNYSINGDGKTIPVEQIPTTFSRLNLLIDWVEKGIAPPRSVTVTGGNKSLPMCSYPEYPKYKGGPAENAESYECAMP